The stretch of DNA TCCctaaatttgttcatatcccagatgcaggccccattttgttacaaaccctaacgctttagaaacgaaccagcagcatcAGACtactcccagtagccacacattttaattccacgtcccattcccattctgatatgtctatccatggcctcctctcctgtcaaaattaatccaaactcaggttggaggaacaacaccttatataccggctgggtagcctccaacctgatgggatgaacattgacttctctaacttccgttaatgcccctcttccccttctcaccccatcactgacatattcaATTGTTTGCGTGttttccatgtctctctggtgcttccccccacctttctttctcccgaggcctcctgtccaatgatcctttcccatctccGGCTTTGCATCACTTTCgccgatcacctttccagctcatagcttcatcccaccacctctggtcttctcctatcatttcgcatgtcaccctccccccactactttcatatctcttagtatctttcctttcagttagtcctgacgaagggtcttggcctgaaacatcagcagtTCTTCTCcatatagatactgcctggcctgctgtgttccacgagcattttttgtgtgtggtttgaatttccagcatctgcagatttcctcgtgagtgttatgtgtataaatgTGTATAAATAAAATTCCCtaactattgagctcgggggaaacaaggcttggagtcttgagatggtaaagtatgaaagttcagttcaactacagaacaggtgatgagagagagatatttgtaatccagggtaaatgttgagagaaggcaattatgttgtattccacaggtttcatggtggtaaaacgagaccaacggtcgctgtagattttatctgtcatccttccaaatccacatactaattatcatCCAAAGTGACTTGTCATAAGTGGTATTGTCTTCaaatgaattaccacaccacagccaggcaagggttaacacataagtggtctccgcAGATCCAAATCAAAATccaaatcagatccactgctatggatcaaatgaggtgataaccacacattcgatgtatggtgaatcaataatttgtccacccttgtgggcaaaggaaagttccaaacagagacccttggccactagttccctggtttcgattcttgccatttttcctcctttgtctctgtctgactctgagtgtcagtgtcctcggttaaaactaaacaagctgtgagcgatgtaaacaagctgcaagccaGACTGATTCGCCTTCTTAAtcactctctctcttaaaatgaatgtccacagcaaacaaaacctagggattcataataaCTGACTGGTGTCCCAGcagatgggatgactgagtgaatcctttcccacattctcagcaggtgaatggcttctccccagtgtgaactcgctgatgtctctgtcggctggataaatgagtgaatctcttcccacagactgagcaggtgaatggcctctccccagtgtgaactcgctgatgactctgcagggtAGAAGAGTCagcgaatctccttccacattctgagcaggtgaattgcctctcccctgtgtgaacttgctgatgtctctgtaggttagctaactgagtgaatcccatcccacattctgagcaggtgaacggcttctccacagtgtgaactcgctgatgtctctgtagggtggatgacacagtgaatcctttctcacagactgcgcaggtgaatggcctctccccagtgtgaactcgcaggtgattCCGTAGGTTAGCTGActtaatgaatcccttcccacagactgagcaggtgaatggcctctccccagtgtgaactcgctgatgatccagtagggtggatgattcagtgaatctcttcccacagactgagcaggtgaacggcctctccccagtgtgaactcgctgatgtctctgtaggctggaaaaattagtgaatctcttcccacagactgagcaggtgaacggcctctccccagtgtgaactcgctgatgtaccagcagggtggatgactcagtgaatctcttcccacattctgagcaggtgaatggcttctccccagtgtgaactcgctgatgtctctgtaggttggatgactgaatgaatcccttcccacagactgagcaggtgaacggcttctccccagtgtgaactcgcaggtgattctgtaggttaactaactgaatgaatcccttcccacagactgagcaggtgaatggcttctcctcagtgtgaactcgctggtgactcagcaggttagataactcagtgaatcccttcccacagactgagcaggtgaacggcttctccccagtgtgaactcgcaggtgattctgtaggttagctgactgagtgaatcccttcccacagactgagcaggtgaacggcttctccccagtgtgaattcgcaggtgattctgtaggttagctaactgagtgaatcccttcccacagactgagcaggtgaaaggcttctccccagtgtgaactcgctgatgtctctgtaggtaggatgactgaatgaatcccttcccgcagactgagcaggtgaacggcttctccccagtgtgacctcgctggtgtaccagtagggtagatgactgtgtaaatcctttcccacagactgagcaggtgaatggcttctccccagtgtgaccacaCTGGTGTGCCATTAGATCAGATGactaagtgaatcctttcccagatacTCAGCAGtcgaccagcctctgcccagtgtgaactgactggtgtgtccacaggtgggatgactgactgaaccccttctcacacacagaacaggtgaatggccttgcccagtgtgaacttgctgatgtaccttcaattgtgataaccaagtgaatccattcccaccgtCTGTGCAGGTGAAAGGCCCTTCTCCTGTGTAAATTACAGGTGTGcaagttggtcaaatgaccgagtgaatccctccccacagtctgagcaggaagggtggtcaattggatcccttgttccacttcttaaatacccagacagagacaacaaaactggtgtGTCGTGTTTGAGTTTCCTGGAGatgaattccttctcatttttaacctgtaaaaagatttacaaaatccatcaatgggtgtaggacaacatctcagatgagattacttgagttgccaaagtTTGATCtgttatcacactgttacagtgaggtacaACCCAagctggagagagaaatcatctcctgaccgggcagagtgctggtatctggaatgaccatcaattctctgatgttcttcctgtctctataagaaaggggcatttctgccacctccaatctgtgacctggctcagtttgactctctccattggtattattccctgttcccactgagctgcatgggtgcctggccccacagtaactgaaacactctcacacaaatagcttTTCTTGACATGCAGcagggattttcttttatgtattattaacgtaatgtgccacagttttaacgccatataaaaaattcctgctgaaatgactggttggttcacacagctgtcaaaaggggttagagtgaaattttgtattatttcaggttcttgtcacaatcatagaaaatttgaacacagaaacaagccctttgggccatctagtttgtgctgaactatttaaacagacAACTCCCACACccttaccatccaggtacctacacaaacctcttaagtgttgaaatcgatcTCTCATgctccacttgtgctggctgctcattccacacccggatgaccgtctgtgtgaagaagtttcccctcatgttctccttaacatttcgcctttcatccttaacccatggcttctggttgtcgtcccacccaatCTTCGTGGAAAAAGCCAGTTTGCATTAACACTACCTGTGCCTCTCTATCAcaaacaaatctcccctcaatcttctgcattccaaggaataaagtcctgatttgttcaatctttccttataacccaaatcctccagacctggcaacatccttgtgaattttctctgaaatctctgaacttcttttacatctttcctgtaggcaggtgaccaaaactgcacacaatacttcaaattaggcctcaccaaggtcttcaacatccatctattgttatcag from Hypanus sabinus isolate sHypSab1 unplaced genomic scaffold, sHypSab1.hap1 scaffold_732, whole genome shotgun sequence encodes:
- the LOC132389995 gene encoding gastrula zinc finger protein XlCGF26.1-like, producing the protein MAHQCGHTGEKPFTCSVCGKGFTQSSTLLVHQRGHTGEKPFTCSVCGKGFIQSSYLQRHQRVHTGEKPFTCSVCGKGFTQLANLQNHLRIHTGEKPFTCSVCGKGFTQSANLQNHLRVHTGEKPFTCSVCGKGFTELSNLLSHQRVHTEEKPFTCSVCGKGFIQLVNLQNHLRVHTGEKPFTCSVCGKGFIQSSNLQRHQRVHTGEKPFTCSECGKRFTESSTLLVHQRVHTGERPFTCSVCGKRFTNFSSLQRHQRVHTGERPFTCSVCGKRFTESSTLLDHQRVHTGERPFTCSVCGKGFIKSANLRNHLRVHTGERPFTCAVCEKGFTVSSTLQRHQRVHTVEKPFTCSECGMGFTQLANLQRHQQVHTGERQFTCSECGRRFADSSTLQSHQRVHTGERPFTCSVCGKRFTHLSSRQRHQRVHTGEKPFTC